Part of the Melitaea cinxia chromosome 6, ilMelCinx1.1, whole genome shotgun sequence genome is shown below.
CGGACTGGAGTGTCCGGAACTATCGCCGTTCACTTCCACCACTGTGCTTGATACCTGAGAAGAGGGTTTGAGACAAGTTATTAACAAATTTTCTAACGGACACCAAAAATAATCACAGACTCATTAGTTAAGTTGGCAGATTATGTTGGCAGGCTACAAGAACCTTGACCACATTCTTGTAACTAAATTATTAGATTGTTATTATGCTTAAAGAATTACAATCTTCCACTAAACCATAGTAGAAGATTGTTATTCTTTAAGCAGAGTTCCGAAATATAGTCTTCgctttgaaaaaaatttatttataaaacaaagtctctaaaattcataaaaaactcTTGAAGAGATTCATATATTCTAAATCTGAACTTGACTTATTCTCGTGTCGGCAAATGAAAGTTAAAatcatcaaatatttattaaatattcataaattttaataatatttagaaacAATATTACTAGGTATTTTACATGTCTTTGTCTAACAGGGGCAATGACTAATCTCACCATCAAAATGGATGCTGTAATTGCAAGCAGATTTCTTTTGCATGGAAATTGATATCATCCTTATTGTAATTAAACGGAATGATTAAAGctcttttttataaatgaaagaaaagaaaagaaagaagttCGTGTTCTTTCCAATTCCAGTCTTAACAACAAAAAAGCCGTTTCTGTTTTCCACCTTCAACAAGGGGCATACTTTTTTTAGTATATGAGTGATAGTCGGTAATGAGTAACAGGTCTGAAGAGTTGTCGTTTCCACATCCAAGAATTACATAATTTCTTTCTAACCAATCATATGTTAAATAATTGAAAGCATTTAGGTATTTTGCTTACCctcttaaaataacataattacaatataatggTTACTGCTGTAAGAGACCACATCTCAAAGTGATCTACGATGTTTCATAGGAAGGGCCAACCAAGGAAGGCCCAATCTGAAGTCGATATTTGAACATATAAAACTGATACTCTCAGTGGTtagaattgaattattattagtataagaCAAATAATCACTTAAGTTTTCATAGACATTGAATAATTCTAGAAGATTCTACCGACTTAGGTTTACCTAAATTTCCTGTACCTTGAAGTATCTGGATATAAATGTCAACTTCTTGTCAACGGacttccttttttaaataaaatgttaagtcAATGGGCTCACTAGTTGCCCATgactttgtttgtttctttattattaatatgttacaGTATTGCGAACATTAATAGAAAGCTCATTCTTATATCTAGACTTAGTGTCTCTACGTATCTACGTGGGAACCAAACTGATCCTttttaccgtttttttttttttttaatttatttatctttctttCACTTGGGAGAATGGTTTGAAGATATCAGCCAAGCTGTAGAGCTTGTTAGAAATGTTTCTAAATGTCCAAATCCAAATGCCATATTTACCTGTTGTATGGCGTGCTGCAAGTGTATGGAGTCCGGAATGACGATTAGTTCTCGTACGTCGCTGGGCGAGGCGCCTCCCGTGCCTGCGCCCTACACGGAAATATTACTTTATGAatcctcaattttttttttttttttttttgtttatagctATCTAATATTTACGCAAAATTCACTCactataattaaacatttttttcggattttgttgcggtttattaagttttttaaatgctcgACGTTTCGAaaactttacagcaaccatggtcacgggtgggataaaccacgataaaatccgataaagttatttcattataatgtttatagTTGGTTTCGCATATGATCTTGGACACAAGTGGcatatttaattctatttttgtcgacatcagatatataaaaaatcgattaatatttgtttgattatatttaaaacataacttCAAAAAGTCAAGAACGCGTTTCACGTCTAACCCTTACCCAAGAAGAACCAAAAACTAAAGTTTCAAAGTGcgttaattacttattaaatcaaaaaaaaaatgccacATTATTGTGGCAAATTTCTTTAAGGTTACATTACAACTccactaaattatatttaggatttaaaattaataaactcatAGATCAAAAATATgacgaaatattttaattattgaaattttacaatgtaagggcaaaaaacaaattatttaaaatcaagttactttttaaccgacttccaaaaaaggaggaggttctcaattcgactgtattttttttttttttttttttaatgtatgttacatcagaacttttgcccgtgtagaccgatttcgacaaattttgttttaatcgaaaggtggtgtgtgccaattggtcccatttaaatttatttgagatataacaactacttttcgagttatatctaataatgcgtttttacttgacgcttttttcgtcgacctacgttgtattataccgcataactttctactgcatgtaccgattttgataattctttttttgttggaaagggaatatccctagtttggtaccgtgataaggaaagcaggatctgatgatgggatcctagagaaatcgagggaaactctcgaaaatccgtaataactttttactgggtgtaccgattttgataatttttaatttaatcaaaagctgatgtttatcatgtggtcacatataaattttatcgagatctgattagtactttttgagtaatctttgataacgcgtagttgcttgactattttatcgtcgatctacgttgtattacttgtcgatgtaattgaagtcggttttttttttcgtttgcgagcaaacacaattattggttATGCATATCTAAATGATAATTTACCTTCCTTTCTATTTTTGTTTACGACAAACTATTCGCTTTCAATACGATTTATGATCCCTTTGATATTACTACggcaacgaaaaaaaattaattacttatggTGCCTTAAAAGCCATTAATCGAATTGAACTAATATCtcataaattcatttacttcTTCCAAAAATGTTTAGCATTTCCATCCATCaacataaaattagtttttcacGAACCCTAATCAAtactactaaaataatttataataacaccaACGCGCTTCAAAGATGTGCTTAAAAACCACTCCTTAATTGCTTCCGATAACAACGGCACAACAAGAATCAGttgttttcaaaaaaaaaaacctacaaaAAGGGGCATACAAGCTTACGGTCCGCCTAATGGTAAGcagataccgtagcttatgaaaACCTTCAACACCAGgaacattgcaagcgcgttgccgaccctaaacccccccccctccccctcccCCCGGAACACCACAGGAATACTACTTGAGAGCactgttatttagctgtgatcttttctAAGGTTGAGTAATTCCCCAATCGATCTGCTCTAAATTTCGAACAAGATATTTACTGCGCTACCATAATAGCAGCTTAATACACGAATAGCCTCCTATATAATCACCATCATTTTGTGACCATCACACCACCATTGCACCATCCGATTGTGTACGATTATCGGTTAGATAATTGTACATTAAATAGACAAACGAAATAAGTGATTTAGGAATTTTAATACGTTCAAATCTTAATTTTGCCGATCATATTACAAATGTCGCTACTAAAGCCTACAAATCATTAGGATTTGTTTTGAGGCAATCTTGTGACCTTGATAGTGCTGcggttatgaaaatattatacaatagcTTCGTAAGTAGCGTTCTAGAAAGTAACGCAGTTATCTGGAGTCCACATGAGGCAAAATACAAACACATGTTGGAAAAACtccaaaagaaatttttaagatGGCTTTACTTCAAGAAATATGGATATTTTGGAGGCTATCCTTGCGTATACCCCTCTTTATTTTTGCGAGGGATGCTAGGATATGATTCTCTTAAAGTAAGAAGAAATgttttttaactatatatttttataatctagTTACTGACAAAATTTTAACCCTTCAGTGTTAAGTTTGATACCTCTGAGCGTGCCAAAGTATAACCACGTTCGGCGGCATACTCTGTTTGCAATGATGAGACACAGTGCGAGGTTGATGCGAGAGTCAGGGTCACCGTTAATTCGAGCACTGACTCTGCTTAATGGTGTGCTGGCGTGGAATCCaactttaaacatatttttttttaacattttttttttgtatttcgcAAAGCGGTAAAGCGGTATATTGAGACCAAAGATTCGATATAACCGAAATTTTGTAAACGCAAATTATAAGATCTGTaatgtttacattattattatatataaataaataaataaataataaaatcttatagGTTTCCATCAAGAAACTGGTATAGTATACCTGCGAAGGCGCCGCCAGTCTCGCCGCCATGTCGGGTGATGCGGGCGGGGACGACTCCACGAGCACCTCGTCGCCCGCGCACTCAAAGTCtgtaatattatatacgtagacatttttaactttattcatAACGAGCAGTGCCCTCTGGGTTAAGCccgcgttaatttaaggaaatgCAAAACTCGAGCCTAAATTTCAAAGTATAAAAACGGCGATGATTAATCGGTCAGTCAGTCTACAGTCAGCAAATCGggacaaattattttataagtgtaGATTATAATCCCCAAACCAAGCTACCTCCtatttccattttattttattaaagaatttcCATACTATGTAAACATCTTTTCTACAATTCTATATTCCCCCCGCCCCCCTCCCTATTCCTTTATATTACAACCTTAGTACACTACgcaaaaaatgatattttacgCAACaatatatacgtaaatacacGCATTATGCAaagatatattatgtatatacaaatatacatacattacatagtTTTGTACACATACATTTTGATTATACATAGGGATACATATTACTCTTTTTTTATACCTACTAAACCAATTGCTATTAAACTTGAAATGTTCATATCTGGTGATCCaggaaaaacataattatgcttAATTCTTAGTTATCAaccaaaagtatttttattaattgcataCTAAATTAGTTTTTTCTGTTTAGTAACAATATAATCGTACAGTTTCATCGAAATCAGTTTAGTGAAAACTAAAAATCATACTGTTCAGTTActtaaaaacaactttttaaatttaacttattttactcAAAGATTACATAGATTCAAAAGATATCCataattataagataaattgatatttgcatttaatattatgcttcaatttttattaaataaattttaaatgaaatgttcATATATATTCAGCAATTTTTTGCAGTgttacttaaaacaaaaaaactgtaattgatattgtaatactaaaataaagtattaaaattgaaaaaaataccaATTATTAAGGTACAATGGATATTTAATCCCTGCACTCTCCCTAATCCTCTCTAATTGTatgattgaaattatttttcccTCTTCTGATACCTGTATCTAATTGTAATCTGATATAATGAAAGAGTTccctatattttttgttatctagtgattaaaaaataaataattaatatattaaaattatacattattgttaataaataataagatatcTTATAAAAGTATTCAGAGAACTGCTTATAAGGAATACTTTTTAAGCAATTTTGTAAAGTTATGCAAATTTTGCTACAAAATATTAATCCGTgagaataaaatatcaaatagtaTATAATCGAATAGCAAAATCTTGCATAACACAGTCCAAGGTGATAGAGATGTTATTGATCTGTTTCAAGCTCCAGTGCGGAGTATCTGGGGTGTAACCTGGCAACACCGTCCCTCCGCACCTTCACTCGTCCCTCTAGTCTGTACTCACTCTCCAGGTAAAACACGTTCTCAAATCCCATCTCGGACATTTTACGCAAATAATATTACACAACATAAAACAGAAGCACACTCGCACTCATGTAGCacattataaaaagtatccaCTGGCATTCAGTACTTCGTATTGATCAAACGACTGTTTCCAAGGTACAGATTGTATAGTTTTGTCATTTTATTAGGCTGATGGCTCGTTTGTGTGTTAGTTTTGTGATACAGTCAGTGGGGGTGTGCAGGTGTGTTACGCATGGTTGACATCACCTGCCATTCGTGTAATATGCATGGCTGCACAATATTACCCCAGTATAGATAAATTGGCAGTTATATTAGTTATGTGTTGTggtataagtaaattaatgtatattataagtgatattttgtttatgtgaaaaagtttgtttattatttgtatccttgtacaacaataatatatataacaataacattatttatttaaagtaaatatttaaattagttttttttttcatttattggtgtttttatagtttgtatttattttatttgtaagtaaAGAAAATAAGGTAGGAGACATGTCAGCTTATTTTTTGCTAAAGGAAAATATGTGTGCTAATATCAGCTGATATTGTAGTTAATCCATTTATATTAGTTTGAAGCTACTCATTATCAATAACATTAGGGAGACAATGTCGTTCGCATTTTGGGAGGTATATGAGTGGGTGGTCGTACCAGGCACCGGTTACCCTCCTATCCCGACTACTATGATAAAATTGATAGGCGATCGCTTTTTCACCTTGATAAGGTACGGAAAAGAGGGGAATGTTTTAGACCATTCCCTACTTTAGAAACAGCACGGTTTACGTCTCTATATCAAGGcttaataaatacacataacataatttttgtttttcttgaaattaataattattaaaattaaaataatatcctaCCTGCCAGCCATTCTAATCTGTCAAAAAACTCATCACTTTAACCATTTACGCTAGACACCTCAAATAAAATGTTCTATATAATCAATTTAAGAGTAAATGTGAATTTATAGTTTCATAAGGATTCAACaagatttttatgtaacttGCAGTGTTGTTGTAGCTACACCCGTTTCCTAGGCTACGGATCCGTCCGGGCAAAACCTATCCAAAAGTCAatgacaataattataattttgttctaCAGTAATAGAGGGCGcttttttggtaaaaaaatgttatagtaACTTCGTAtacaatattgataaaattagtttttctgaggaaagtttcttaattattttaattttacttctgCTAAAAGGcaactacaataaaaaaaaataataattttaagtgctctaaaatttaatttcaagtgctaaaaataattatattcaattaaattacatacataaagtgaaaatattattaaatgtaactattgttattttatgaaataaaattatatcaaggagtatttaaagatttttttaaattttttcgattttttatactttaagaaaataaatggttttcttattttttcatttattaaaatacctatttatgtaatatttttaaatttgctataatttattattgcacataaaatatttataaatgaataccTTCAACTTCACACACGTAGACAGACATAACTTTTGTACCGCCATACGTAATGagtttatctttaatattttcattttgttcaCTCATATTTGAATTCATAATattgttgttaatatttatttgtgagaTATCACAGGTGTTTTAACAGATAGCAAGTATTTAACTATCACCttggtaattaattttatttattagtaataacgACAAGAAAAAATGTcaatgtattgttttatttttttacttcaacGAGTTAAAAATCTAGATGgccttataatatttaacatacatataattttaaaacgtaaaatatattttcaatttaatatgtacctatataagtACAACCAAATATTccaatatgtaaattattagcTTATAGTagttaaattacaaaatgaGAAAGAAAAGATTGACTTAAAGAACTGACacttagtattttatttgtaataaaaaagacGAATAAGTAGTTTCAAAAAACTTTTTCTGCTTAAACTTCATGAACTTAGCACAACTACGGTTTTTTAAGTAAACAATGCAcacaaatttataatacatacattattataatgaaacaactttttctgattttatcgcaccatggtcacgggaggactcttcaagcatttaaaaaattaataaaccacgataaaatccgaaaaaagttgtttcattataatgagtaaaattcgcgtaaacattagaaaacaatatacataccatacattatattacatttaaaaaatcataaaatatcaaaatacccTTATgatgttgttttaaatatttaatacaatttacgTTGACTTATTTCCAcacattatttgaaaaaaaattaagattaaatattGATCAATTTGAAGAATATTGTCTTTTTTTACATAACCAGCAATCtatagtttattatacatagatacgaatacaaaaaattatatgctaaaacttgttaaaattatttttctttgataaTACTGTCTCTCACTAGCATCTCACTAGTCTGTGCAACCAATCTTACGCAGTCAAATTAAATCTGTCAATCTGTTGTCAATATTGAATAATGACATTTGTCAATGATCACATTAAAtactatttgtttaaaataagtaatattgtataaattttgtttcatatatttaaataaagaaataataaaggtCCAGAAatcatgaatattattataaagcagTTACAAGGCGGCGAATGTAGTTTACAGGTTCGTTATCTATTTACGAATTGTAACCACAGcgttactaattaattaataaatttctgtGTTTATTCGTTTAAGGTTCAACCATCAACAAAAATATCAGAAATCAAATCACACATTGCAACGACGCTAAGGATACCTATATCGGAACAGAAACTCTTACTACTAGGCCGAACTCTAGCAGACGATCAAACAGTACAATCCTACCCTCAAATCAAAAACGGTACAAAGTTAAACCTAGTTGTTAAGAAACCTGAGGGCCTCTTAGAAGTATCCACGAAATATTTCAAAAAGCATGGCATGTCAGAAATGGAGGCTAAAAATGCAGCAAATCGTTTGTTAAAAGTAGTGGAAGAAAAATTCAACAAGTTGTCTTGGGATGATATCGAAAGGTTGAGTCTCGATTGCATGATCGAAGAATGTGGACACCTTCAACCTGCCTTGGAGCAGGAACAGGAAACAGAGTGT
Proteins encoded:
- the LOC123654174 gene encoding ubiquitin-like protein 4A-B, which encodes MNIIIKQLQGGECSLQVQPSTKISEIKSHIATTLRIPISEQKLLLLGRTLADDQTVQSYPQIKNGTKLNLVVKKPEGLLEVSTKYFKKHGMSEMEAKNAANRLLKVVEEKFNKLSWDDIERLSLDCMIEECGHLQPALEQEQETECEDAFGL